Proteins found in one Flavobacteriales bacterium genomic segment:
- the secY gene encoding preprotein translocase subunit SecY has translation MNKLVETLKNIWKIEELKSRILITLGFLLIYRFGSAVVLPGIDPEGLQAFSDKASSGLPGILNMFTGGAFAKASILALGIMPYISASIVVQLLGMAVPYMQKLQRDGESGRNKLNQITRYLTIAICLVQAPAFLQILPKEAFIEFDSSFMNVFVPALRTLILITGTMFAMWLGERITDKGIGNGISILIMVGIIAAMPVAMVMEYVERTTGHNGGILVYFIEIVILLIVIAFTILIIQGVRKIPVQVAKRVVGGVNPIGGVRQYLPLKVTAAGVMPIIFAQAIVFLPSVTVQAFTDGEPNAFVTAMSNPQGFWYNFVFAVLIIVFTFFYTAMTVNTNRMAEDLKRTGGFVPGVKPGKDTADYLDKILTRIVFPGSLFLALIAILPAFVMKADVNPQFAQFFGGTSLLIIVGVILDTLQQIESYLLARHYDGMMKTGRIQGRTSTGGSAI, from the coding sequence ATGAATAAGTTAGTCGAGACTTTAAAGAACATTTGGAAAATCGAAGAGCTAAAGAGCAGAATCCTAATTACATTAGGATTCCTGCTTATTTATCGTTTTGGTTCTGCCGTAGTACTACCAGGAATAGACCCTGAAGGACTACAAGCTTTTTCAGATAAGGCGTCATCTGGTTTACCAGGTATTTTGAATATGTTTACGGGAGGTGCTTTTGCCAAAGCATCTATTTTGGCTTTAGGTATTATGCCTTATATCTCTGCTTCCATCGTTGTACAACTGCTAGGTATGGCCGTGCCATATATGCAAAAACTACAACGTGACGGAGAAAGTGGAAGAAATAAGTTGAATCAAATCACGAGATATTTGACCATCGCTATTTGTTTGGTCCAAGCTCCAGCATTTTTGCAGATTTTACCTAAAGAAGCTTTTATAGAATTCGACTCAAGTTTCATGAATGTATTCGTACCAGCACTTCGTACATTAATCCTGATTACAGGAACAATGTTCGCTATGTGGCTCGGTGAGCGTATTACTGATAAAGGAATTGGAAATGGAATTTCAATTCTTATTATGGTAGGTATTATCGCTGCAATGCCAGTAGCTATGGTAATGGAATACGTAGAAAGAACTACAGGACACAATGGAGGAATTCTTGTGTACTTTATCGAAATTGTGATTTTGTTGATTGTTATCGCATTCACAATTTTGATTATCCAAGGAGTAAGAAAAATCCCTGTACAAGTTGCAAAAAGAGTAGTAGGTGGTGTAAACCCAATTGGAGGTGTGCGTCAATACCTTCCTCTAAAAGTAACTGCAGCAGGAGTAATGCCTATAATCTTTGCTCAAGCAATCGTATTCTTACCATCAGTAACGGTGCAAGCCTTTACAGACGGAGAACCAAATGCATTTGTAACAGCAATGTCTAATCCACAAGGATTTTGGTATAACTTCGTATTCGCCGTATTAATTATTGTATTTACTTTCTTCTATACTGCAATGACAGTAAATACAAACAGAATGGCAGAAGACTTAAAAAGAACAGGAGGATTTGTACCAGGAGTAAAACCAGGAAAAGATACAGCAGACTATTTGGATAAAATCCTTACAAGAATTGTATTTCCAGGATCATTATTCCTAGCACTTATTGCTATTCTTCCAGCCTTCGTAATGAAAGCAGATGTGAACCCACAATTTGCACAATTTTTCGGAGGAACTTCTCTATTGATTATAGTTGGTGTAATTTTGGACACTTTACAGCAAATAGAAAGTTATTTATTGGCACGTCATTATGACGGAATGATGAAAACTGGACGAATCCAAGGTCGAACTTCAACTGGCGGATCAGCAATCTAA
- the map gene encoding type I methionyl aminopeptidase, whose amino-acid sequence MIKLKTEEEIDLIRESSLLVAKTHAEVAQWIEPGVTGMKLDKIAEEFIRDNGGIPAFKGYGGFPGTLCISPDDEVVHGIPNNKPFEEGTILSLDCGVKMNGYFGDSAFTYAVGQISQEDQKLLDITRESLYKGIEQAVEGNRIGDISYAIQQHVEQYGYGVVRELVGHGVGKELHEDPQVPNYGKRGRGPKLKNGLVIAIEPMINQATRKVKFYPDGWTVKTHDNKKSAHFEHTIVVRQDQAEILSNFDLIDQAINKKKNG is encoded by the coding sequence ATGATTAAATTAAAAACAGAAGAAGAAATCGATCTAATTCGAGAAAGCTCTTTGCTTGTTGCAAAAACTCATGCCGAAGTAGCTCAGTGGATAGAACCTGGAGTTACCGGAATGAAATTAGATAAAATAGCAGAAGAATTCATCCGTGATAACGGAGGAATTCCTGCTTTTAAAGGGTATGGAGGTTTTCCAGGAACACTTTGCATCTCACCAGATGACGAAGTAGTACATGGAATACCAAATAACAAACCCTTTGAGGAAGGAACCATCCTCTCACTCGATTGTGGAGTAAAAATGAATGGTTATTTTGGAGATTCAGCATTTACTTATGCAGTAGGGCAAATATCTCAAGAAGACCAAAAACTCTTGGATATCACAAGAGAATCACTTTATAAAGGAATTGAGCAAGCCGTAGAAGGAAATCGCATTGGCGATATTTCCTATGCAATTCAACAACACGTAGAACAATACGGATATGGAGTTGTAAGAGAACTGGTAGGTCATGGAGTAGGAAAAGAACTACACGAAGACCCTCAAGTACCAAACTACGGAAAAAGAGGACGAGGACCTAAACTCAAAAATGGTCTGGTAATTGCTATCGAACCGATGATAAACCAAGCGACAAGAAAAGTGAAGTTTTATCCTGATGGTTGGACAGTGAAAACTCATGACAATAAAAAGTCAGCTCATTTTGAGCATACTATTGTAGTGAGACAAGACCAAGCAGAGATTTTATCAAACTTTGACTTAATTGATCAAGCAATAAATAAAAAGAAGAATGGCTAA
- the infA gene encoding translation initiation factor IF-1: MAKQASIEQDGTIIEALSNAMFRVELGNGHVLTAHISGKMRMHYIKLLPGDKVKLEMSPYDLSKGRITYRY; the protein is encoded by the coding sequence ATGGCTAAACAAGCATCTATAGAACAAGATGGAACTATAATTGAAGCATTGTCAAACGCAATGTTTCGTGTTGAGTTAGGAAACGGACACGTACTTACTGCTCATATCTCAGGGAAAATGCGAATGCATTATATTAAATTGCTTCCAGGAGATAAAGTAAAACTCGAGATGTCTCCTTATGACTTATCAAAGGGAAGAATCACTTACAGATACTAA
- the ykgO gene encoding type B 50S ribosomal protein L36 — protein MKVRASIKKRSEDCKIVRRKGRLYVINKKNPKFKQRQG, from the coding sequence ATGAAAGTAAGAGCATCTATTAAAAAGCGCAGTGAAGACTGCAAAATCGTTAGAAGAAAGGGACGTTTGTACGTAATCAACAAAAAGAACCCTAAATTCAAACAAAGACAAGGTTAA
- the rpsM gene encoding 30S ribosomal protein S13 yields MARIAGVDIPKNKRGVISLTYIFGVGNNRAKEILARAEVSEDTRVQDWTDEELSKIRNVVSEYKIEGELRSEVRLNIKRLMDIGCNRGIRHRVGLPLRGQRTKNNSRTRKGKRKTVANKKKATK; encoded by the coding sequence ATGGCTAGAATTGCAGGAGTTGACATTCCAAAAAACAAGCGAGGAGTAATCTCTTTGACTTATATCTTTGGAGTAGGTAACAACAGAGCAAAGGAGATCCTTGCACGTGCAGAAGTTTCTGAAGACACACGCGTACAGGATTGGACTGATGAAGAATTGTCAAAGATTCGTAACGTAGTTTCTGAGTATAAAATCGAAGGAGAACTACGTTCAGAAGTTAGACTTAACATCAAACGATTGATGGATATCGGATGTAACCGAGGAATCCGTCACCGTGTAGGATTACCATTAAGAGGACAGAGAACAAAAAACAACTCACGTACTCGTAAAGGTAAAAGAAAGACCGTTGCCAACAAAAAGAAAGCAACTAAATAA
- the rpsK gene encoding 30S ribosomal protein S11, with amino-acid sequence MAKSNKTKKINAKVEAVGELHIHSSFNNIIISITNKQGQVIAWSSAGKMGFRGSKKNTPYAGQLAAEDAGKRALELGLKKVKAYVKGPGNGRESAIRALHNLGIAVTEIIDKTPIPHNGCRAPKRRRV; translated from the coding sequence ATGGCAAAGTCAAACAAAACAAAAAAGATTAATGCAAAAGTTGAAGCGGTTGGTGAATTGCATATCCACTCGTCTTTCAACAACATTATTATCTCAATTACAAACAAGCAAGGACAAGTTATCGCTTGGTCTTCAGCTGGTAAAATGGGATTCAGAGGTTCGAAGAAAAACACACCTTACGCTGGACAATTAGCAGCTGAGGATGCTGGAAAAAGAGCATTAGAACTTGGTTTAAAAAAGGTGAAAGCTTACGTAAAAGGACCAGGAAATGGTAGAGAATCTGCTATCCGTGCTTTACACAACTTAGGAATTGCGGTAACAGAAATTATCGACAAAACGCCAATTCCACACAACGGATGTAGAGCCCCTAAACGTAGAAGAGTTTAA
- the rpsD gene encoding 30S ribosomal protein S4 has protein sequence MARYRGPKTKIARKFGEPIFGADKSFEKRNFPPGQHGLASKRRKKSEYAVQLSEKQKAKYTYGILEKQFSNLFKKASRAKGITGEVLLQFCERRLDNVVFRMGIAKTRDAARQFVSHKHITVNGSVVNIPSYTLRAGDVVAVREKSKSMEEITSSLTNRTDYEWIEWDVASMSGKFIAIPERVQIPENIKEQLIVELYSK, from the coding sequence ATGGCAAGATATAGAGGACCAAAAACTAAAATAGCTCGTAAATTCGGAGAACCAATTTTTGGGGCTGATAAGTCTTTTGAAAAAAGAAATTTCCCTCCAGGACAACACGGATTAGCTTCTAAAAGAAGAAAAAAATCTGAATACGCTGTTCAGTTGAGCGAAAAGCAAAAAGCAAAATATACTTACGGAATTCTTGAGAAGCAATTCTCAAACTTGTTTAAGAAAGCATCTAGAGCTAAAGGTATTACCGGTGAGGTTTTACTTCAATTCTGTGAAAGACGTCTTGACAACGTAGTTTTCCGTATGGGAATTGCAAAAACACGTGATGCTGCACGTCAGTTTGTATCACACAAGCACATTACCGTAAACGGATCGGTGGTAAATATACCATCTTATACCCTTAGAGCTGGTGATGTTGTAGCAGTAAGAGAAAAGTCAAAATCAATGGAAGAGATTACTTCATCTTTGACAAACCGTACTGACTATGAATGGATCGAATGGGATGTAGCAAGCATGTCAGGGAAGTTCATCGCTATTCCAGAGCGTGTTCAAATTCCAGAAAACATCAAAGAACAATTGATCGTCGAGTTGTATTCAAAATAA
- a CDS encoding DNA-directed RNA polymerase subunit alpha, whose translation MAILKFQKPDKVFMVNSTDTKGQFEFRPLEPGYGLTVGNALRRVLLSSLEGYAFSSIKIEGVEHEFSTIDGVKEDVTDIILNVKKIRLKKLVEDAEEESIHVSFTGKDQLTAGDLGKFISGFQILNPDLVICRMDKKVSLDITMTIAKGRGFVTSEEHDFEEMPIGTIVIDSIFTPIKNVKYSIENFRVGQKTDYEKLILEIETDGSIYPKDALTEAAKILIHHFMLFSDERITLEDSETSSADEYDEESLHMRQLLKSRLVDLDLSVRALNCLKAAEVETLGDLVQYAKSDLMKFRNFGKKSLAELDQFVESKGLEFGMDVAKYKLDKE comes from the coding sequence ATGGCCATTTTAAAATTCCAAAAGCCTGATAAGGTATTCATGGTAAACTCCACTGATACAAAAGGTCAGTTTGAGTTTCGTCCGCTAGAGCCAGGTTACGGACTTACAGTCGGAAACGCACTTCGTAGAGTATTATTATCTTCACTTGAAGGTTATGCCTTCTCGTCTATTAAAATAGAAGGAGTAGAGCATGAGTTTAGCACTATTGATGGTGTAAAGGAAGATGTAACCGATATTATCTTAAATGTTAAGAAAATTAGGTTGAAGAAACTTGTTGAAGATGCAGAAGAAGAAAGTATCCACGTTTCTTTCACAGGTAAAGACCAACTTACAGCTGGTGACCTAGGAAAGTTTATCTCTGGATTCCAGATTCTTAATCCAGACTTGGTAATCTGCAGAATGGACAAAAAAGTTTCATTGGATATCACCATGACAATTGCTAAAGGTAGAGGATTTGTTACATCTGAGGAGCATGACTTTGAAGAAATGCCAATAGGAACTATAGTAATAGACTCTATTTTTACACCAATCAAGAACGTTAAATACTCGATAGAAAACTTTCGAGTTGGACAAAAAACGGACTACGAAAAACTAATTCTCGAGATCGAAACAGACGGGTCTATTTACCCAAAAGATGCCCTTACAGAAGCTGCAAAGATTCTTATTCACCACTTCATGCTATTCTCTGATGAGAGAATAACCCTAGAAGATAGTGAAACAAGTTCTGCAGATGAATACGATGAGGAATCACTACACATGAGACAATTATTGAAATCACGTTTAGTTGACCTTGATCTTTCAGTAAGAGCATTGAACTGTTTGAAAGCTGCCGAAGTAGAAACTTTGGGTGATCTTGTTCAATATGCTAAATCAGACTTGATGAAATTTAGAAATTTCGGAAAGAAATCACTAGCAGAACTTGATCAATTTGTAGAATCAAAAGGACTTGAGTTTGGTATGGACGTAGCCAAGTATAAACTAGACAAGGAATAA
- the rplQ gene encoding 50S ribosomal protein L17, which yields MRHGKKNNHLGRTAAHRKAMLSNMAGSLILHKRINTTVAKAKELRKYVEPLITKAKTDTTHSRRIVFSYLKQKEVMKALFGEVVNKVADRPGGYTRIIKTGFRQGDGAEMCMVELVDFNEIYTSGTEKEEKKTRRSRRSKKDNTATTEAPVEAVEETKAEETSADESTEEKDA from the coding sequence ATGAGACACGGTAAAAAAAATAACCACTTAGGAAGAACAGCAGCTCATAGAAAAGCAATGCTTTCCAATATGGCTGGATCACTGATTCTTCACAAGCGTATCAATACGACAGTAGCCAAGGCAAAAGAACTTAGAAAATATGTTGAGCCTTTGATTACAAAAGCAAAAACGGATACCACTCACTCAAGAAGAATAGTATTCAGTTACCTTAAACAAAAAGAGGTAATGAAAGCACTTTTTGGAGAAGTAGTAAACAAAGTTGCTGACAGACCAGGAGGATACACAAGAATCATCAAAACTGGTTTCAGACAAGGAGATGGAGCCGAGATGTGTATGGTTGAACTGGTTGACTTCAACGAAATTTACACTTCAGGAACTGAAAAAGAGGAAAAGAAAACTCGCCGTTCTAGAAGAAGTAAAAAAGACAACACTGCAACAACAGAAGCTCCTGTAGAAGCAGTTGAAGAAACAAAAGCGGAGGAAACTTCAGCTGATGAATCAACAGAAGAAAAAGATGCTTAA